The DNA sequence CAGGCCGCGGCCGCCGATATCGAAGCCATCGCCGCCCGGGGGGCTCTGCCGGTGATCGTCGGCGGGTCGATGCTCTACATCCAGTCGCTGCTCGATCAGTGGTCGTTCCCTGCCACCGATCCCGGCGTGCGGACCCGCTGGGAACAGCGGCTCGCCGAGATCGGGGTCGCCGCCCTGCACGCCGAACTGGGGCGCGTGGATCCCGCCGCGGCTGCATCCATCCTGCCCACCGACGGTCGGCGGATCGTGCGGGCCTTGGAAGTGGTGGAGCTGACCGGCCGGCCGTTCGCTGCGTCCGCGCCGCGCATCGGCACCCCACGCTGGAACACCGCGATCATCGGGCTGGACTGGGACACCGCCGCTCTCGACGATCGGCTGGCCAGACGCACCGAGCAGATGTTCGAGGCCGGTCTGGTCGACGAGGTGCACGCGCTGCTCGACCAGGGGTTGCGCGAGGGGGTCACCGCAGCCCGGGCGTTGGGCTACGCGCAGGTCCTCGCCGACCTCGACACCGGTGGAGACGGGTCGGGTGCACGCGAACCGACGTTCGTCGGCACCCGCCGTTACGTCCGCCGTCAACGCTCCTGGTTCCGCCGCGACCACCGCATCACC is a window from the Mycolicibacterium poriferae genome containing:
- the miaA gene encoding tRNA (adenosine(37)-N6)-dimethylallyltransferase MiaA, translated to MRPLALVGPTGTGKSELALRVADRLAGELPVEVVNADAMQLYRGMDIGTAKLPVSERRGVPHHQLDVLDVTETATVARYQQAAAADIEAIAARGALPVIVGGSMLYIQSLLDQWSFPATDPGVRTRWEQRLAEIGVAALHAELGRVDPAAAASILPTDGRRIVRALEVVELTGRPFAASAPRIGTPRWNTAIIGLDWDTAALDDRLARRTEQMFEAGLVDEVHALLDQGLREGVTAARALGYAQVLADLDTGGDGSGAREPTFVGTRRYVRRQRSWFRRDHRITWLDGASPDNVETTLRAWREVS